One genomic region from Croceicoccus sp. YJ47 encodes:
- a CDS encoding DUF421 domain-containing protein, with translation MFGLSDYPDAIIRGVALGLITLVWVILLVRVIGLRTFSKMTAFDFVITLATGSLLASAATVTDWIALVQALSAILALLIAQVILARLRRGSRTFQLMIENDPIMLMHDGKILEGALAKTRVSESDVLYEIRLQGIRDLSHVRSMVLESTGDISIISGETGPTEEVLREVDCCYGPEKHHTTRQK, from the coding sequence CGCGGCGTGGCGCTTGGCCTCATTACGCTGGTTTGGGTTATTCTTCTCGTGCGTGTGATCGGTTTGCGAACATTTTCGAAAATGACCGCCTTCGATTTCGTTATCACGCTGGCAACCGGTTCGCTGCTCGCTTCGGCGGCAACCGTTACCGATTGGATAGCGCTGGTCCAGGCTTTGAGTGCCATCCTCGCCTTACTGATAGCGCAGGTGATATTGGCGCGGCTACGTCGCGGATCGCGGACCTTCCAGCTTATGATTGAGAACGATCCAATCATGCTGATGCATGATGGTAAGATACTGGAAGGCGCGCTTGCTAAAACGCGCGTGAGCGAAAGCGATGTACTATATGAGATCCGCTTGCAGGGTATTCGCGACCTATCCCATGTTCGTTCGATGGTTTTGGAAAGCACCGGCGATATCTCGATCATATCGGGGGAGACCGGACCGACCGAAGAAGTCCTGAGAGAGGTCGATTGCTGCTACGGTCCAGAGAAACACCATACCACTCGACAAAAGTGA